A genomic window from Atribacterota bacterium includes:
- a CDS encoding hydroxyacid dehydrogenase, whose protein sequence is MSSYKVLIPQDIAEEGKEYLRERGYEIKMGSGSSIEEIKNDIVECDAVLIRTAPLPAEVLEAGEKLKVIARHGVGVDNIDIDKATELGIYVTNAPESNSNTVAEIALGLIIALARNIIASDRATRTGDFNFRNRQIGIDLEGKTLGILGIGKIGRKLSLKAYHGLSMKVIGYDPFLKKEDFPEIIERIEDRDILFSKSDFVSIHIPSTPETKKSIGMREFKFMKPTSYFINIARGDLVVEEDLAVALREGFIKGSAVDVYEKEPPPENHLFFSLNNIILTPHNAALTKECMIRMAVQAAQGIDEVLSGKIPTWPANEPKK, encoded by the coding sequence ATGTCGTCCTATAAAGTTTTGATACCTCAGGATATCGCTGAGGAGGGGAAAGAATATCTACGTGAAAGAGGATATGAAATAAAAATGGGTTCAGGTAGCTCAATCGAGGAAATCAAAAATGATATTGTAGAATGTGATGCAGTTCTTATTAGAACCGCTCCCTTACCGGCAGAAGTACTTGAAGCTGGGGAAAAACTAAAAGTAATTGCCCGTCATGGTGTAGGGGTAGATAATATTGATATTGACAAAGCTACTGAATTAGGAATATATGTGACTAATGCACCAGAATCCAATTCGAATACAGTTGCTGAAATTGCTCTGGGATTAATTATTGCTTTAGCAAGAAACATAATTGCTAGTGATAGGGCGACTAGAACAGGGGATTTTAATTTCAGAAATCGCCAGATTGGTATTGATTTAGAAGGTAAAACTTTAGGAATTTTAGGTATTGGTAAAATTGGTCGAAAGCTTAGTCTGAAAGCTTATCATGGCCTTTCCATGAAGGTAATAGGATATGATCCCTTTTTAAAAAAAGAAGATTTTCCTGAGATAATTGAAAGAATAGAAGATAGAGATATACTCTTTTCTAAATCAGATTTTGTCTCTATTCATATACCCTCAACTCCAGAAACGAAGAAATCTATTGGTATGAGAGAGTTTAAGTTTATGAAGCCTACTTCATATTTTATCAATATTGCCAGAGGAGATTTAGTTGTAGAGGAAGATCTTGCTGTAGCTCTAAGAGAAGGTTTTATTAAAGGTTCAGCAGTAGATGTATATGAAAAAGAGCCACCCCCAGAAAACCACCTTTTTTTTAGCTTGAATAATATTATTTTAACACCACATAATGCTGCCTTAACTAAAGAATGTATGATTCGTATGGCAGTTCAGGCAGCACAAGGTATTGATGAAGTATTAAGCGGTAAAATACCCACCTGGCCTGCCAATGAACCTAAAAAATAA
- a CDS encoding aldolase/citrate lyase family protein: MTVSKLREGNRIVGTMIRMVRNPAIAQIAYHAGLDFIMFDMEHGPYSIETISDIAKVARSIGLGIFARVPELAKGYVSRLMDAGIEGVMVPMISTPKEAQHLVKWSRYAPIGNRGFGSNGGLTNFGGIGSDAPTFMTRQNELTLAIAQIETAEAIKNIDAIAAVEGVDVLLIGPNDLAISLGVPGDIMSEINQAAISKVADAAEKYHKFFAIHGNDALLSRWDSRLQIVMSDLDINIIKNGFSSIAKKYKR; encoded by the coding sequence ATGACTGTAAGCAAATTAAGAGAAGGAAATAGAATTGTTGGTACAATGATTCGTATGGTGAGGAATCCAGCAATAGCTCAAATTGCTTACCATGCAGGACTGGATTTTATCATGTTTGATATGGAACATGGTCCCTATTCAATTGAAACTATTTCTGATATAGCAAAGGTTGCCCGGTCCATTGGACTTGGTATTTTTGCTAGAGTTCCCGAACTGGCAAAAGGATATGTTTCCCGACTTATGGATGCTGGTATAGAAGGTGTGATGGTACCTATGATTAGTACACCTAAAGAAGCACAGCACCTGGTTAAATGGTCGCGCTATGCTCCTATTGGGAATCGGGGATTTGGAAGTAATGGAGGGCTTACCAATTTTGGTGGAATAGGAAGCGATGCTCCTACATTTATGACACGCCAAAATGAATTGACTTTAGCAATTGCACAAATAGAAACTGCAGAGGCAATTAAAAATATTGATGCCATTGCAGCAGTTGAAGGAGTTGATGTTTTACTTATTGGTCCGAATGATTTAGCAATTTCTCTGGGTGTACCAGGTGATATCATGAGTGAAATCAATCAGGCAGCAATTAGTAAGGTGGCTGATGCTGCGGAGAAGTATCACAAATTCTTTGCTATTCACGGCAATGATGCTCTCCTGTCAAGATGGGATTCCAGATTACAGATAGTAATGAGTGATCTGGATATTAATATAATTAAAAATGGTTTTTCTTCAATTGCTAAAAAATATAAAAGATAA
- a CDS encoding uroporphyrinogen decarboxylase family protein: MSIYHHKLTPKQRLNKVLNSEIPDRVPWVDHFMNNDLPNQILKKQLKYNFKFIRNSPEILDFLGMDAFEFRVTAPVYCEILKENGIEMYGSGLIKSKEDLKEIKLPDPGSTDILKEAEILANNFGDRYALILSTRSGFMNTYLSLGFDGFSYALIDDPGFIDNLFYKMRDWTLELVEHLKQFPFDAIRVTDDIAYKNGLLFSPNILEKYLLSAHKIVKEFSGLPFMFHSDGNFMAIMDRLIDIGVDVVSNIEPEAMDIVELKKKYGDKVIIMGNISVNTLATGTPEEVFQETKQRLQQLAPGSGYILSSSNSLPVYCKPENIVAMKSALEDYGWY; this comes from the coding sequence ATGTCTATTTATCACCATAAATTAACTCCAAAACAAAGATTAAATAAAGTATTGAATAGTGAAATACCTGATAGGGTACCATGGGTAGATCACTTTATGAACAATGATCTTCCCAATCAAATATTGAAAAAACAACTTAAATACAATTTTAAATTCATACGTAATTCTCCAGAGATACTGGATTTTTTAGGAATGGATGCCTTTGAATTTAGGGTCACTGCACCGGTTTACTGTGAGATTCTAAAAGAAAATGGTATTGAGATGTATGGTAGCGGACTAATCAAATCTAAGGAAGACCTAAAAGAAATTAAACTTCCTGATCCTGGTTCAACAGATATTCTAAAGGAAGCAGAAATATTAGCTAATAATTTTGGAGATCGATATGCTCTTATTTTAAGTACCCGCAGTGGTTTTATGAATACCTATTTAAGTTTAGGATTCGATGGATTTTCCTATGCTCTGATAGATGATCCTGGTTTTATAGATAACCTGTTTTATAAGATGAGAGATTGGACCTTAGAATTAGTAGAACATTTAAAACAATTTCCCTTTGATGCAATTAGAGTAACTGATGATATTGCCTATAAAAATGGTTTATTGTTTTCTCCCAACATACTGGAAAAATATCTATTGTCAGCACATAAAATTGTAAAAGAATTTAGTGGATTACCATTTATGTTTCACAGTGATGGGAATTTTATGGCCATCATGGATCGTCTTATCGATATTGGTGTGGATGTTGTTTCCAACATTGAACCGGAAGCTATGGATATCGTTGAACTGAAAAAGAAATATGGGGATAAAGTAATAATTATGGGGAATATAAGCGTGAATACCCTTGCTACTGGAACACCAGAAGAGGTATTTCAAGAAACAAAACAACGGCTTCAACAGCTTGCCCCTGGTAGTGGATATATCCTTAGTTCTTCAAACTCTCTACCGGTGTACTGTAAACCAGAGAATATTGTTGCTATGAAAAGTGCTTTGGAGGATTATGGTTGGTACTAA
- a CDS encoding TRAP transporter large permease — translation MSLTIVFGIMLIGFLVGIPVAFTMSMAAFSYFVINPVLPNTMVPLRMVVGAESYELMAVPLYMLAAHIMNSMGLTMRIFKFTKALVGHFTGGTAHVNILSSLIFSGMSGSALADASGIGSVLIKAMKDEGYDAEFSAAVTGASATIGPIFPPSIPMVLIGAVAGISIGKLFIGGVIPGILMAVYMSIVSYILSKKRHYPRRERAKWNELWSSFKDAFPALTTPVVILYGILGGIFTPTEAGVIAVFYALVISTFVYKESNFSVLFDMLIKTGRETARIMFIVGSAYALAWVLSRERIALILVDSITTVSSNPIIVLLLIILAYLVVGCFINPSAAIIIFVPMLMPLVKSVGIDLIQFGVITALTLMVGLLTPPVGLSMYIVCDVAEISISQFVRGMGWFWLALVFTILTMVFYPAVVTWLPDLLM, via the coding sequence ATGTCGCTAACAATTGTTTTTGGAATCATGCTTATCGGATTTTTAGTTGGAATTCCAGTGGCCTTTACAATGAGTATGGCTGCATTTTCCTATTTTGTGATTAATCCTGTTCTTCCCAATACGATGGTACCCTTAAGAATGGTTGTGGGAGCTGAGTCATACGAATTGATGGCGGTCCCCCTTTACATGTTGGCGGCGCATATTATGAACAGCATGGGTTTAACCATGAGAATATTCAAGTTTACAAAGGCACTGGTAGGACATTTTACAGGGGGGACAGCACATGTGAACATACTTTCCAGTTTGATTTTCTCTGGTATGTCTGGTTCTGCTCTGGCTGATGCCAGTGGGATTGGCAGTGTTTTAATTAAAGCAATGAAAGATGAGGGTTATGACGCTGAATTTTCGGCAGCTGTTACCGGTGCTTCGGCTACAATTGGTCCTATCTTTCCACCCAGTATCCCGATGGTATTGATTGGTGCTGTTGCTGGAATCTCTATCGGAAAATTATTTATTGGCGGCGTTATACCAGGTATCCTGATGGCAGTTTACATGTCAATTGTGTCTTATATTCTATCCAAAAAAAGACATTATCCCCGTAGAGAGAGAGCGAAATGGAATGAGTTGTGGAGTTCTTTTAAAGATGCTTTTCCTGCCCTGACCACTCCTGTGGTTATTTTATACGGAATTCTGGGAGGAATTTTTACACCGACAGAGGCAGGTGTGATAGCAGTTTTTTATGCCCTGGTTATTTCAACTTTTGTTTATAAAGAGAGTAACTTTTCAGTATTGTTTGATATGCTGATTAAGACAGGTAGAGAAACAGCAAGGATTATGTTTATTGTGGGAAGTGCGTATGCTCTTGCCTGGGTATTATCCAGAGAAAGAATAGCTCTTATTTTAGTTGATAGTATTACTACTGTTTCTTCTAACCCGATCATTGTACTGTTATTGATTATCCTTGCTTATTTAGTTGTTGGTTGTTTTATTAATCCGTCGGCTGCTATTATTATCTTTGTCCCCATGTTAATGCCCCTGGTAAAAAGTGTGGGGATTGATCTGATTCAGTTTGGAGTGATTACTGCATTAACCTTGATGGTAGGCTTACTGACTCCTCCTGTGGGACTTTCCATGTATATTGTCTGTGATGTAGCTGAAATATCTATCTCTCAGTTTGTCAGAGGAATGGGATGGTTCTGGCTGGCTCTTGTTTTTACGATTCTGACAATGGTGTTTTATCCGGCGGTTGTTACCTGGCTTCCTGATCTTTTAATGTAG
- a CDS encoding TRAP transporter small permease, with protein MGDKLEKFLEKMVGLLTGVMVLLLMAQVATRYVLRGSMYWAGEMAVWVFIWITYLGAALLYRRKGHIVVKLIDFVLSKRAKKIVEILTDIIVAVFIVIIFYYSIPVVQAYSNQYATAIHISRGLMFLSLPVSLVLIFIFMIDSILQKIRGRYKCR; from the coding sequence GTGGGTGATAAATTAGAGAAATTTCTGGAAAAGATGGTTGGCCTCTTAACTGGCGTAATGGTTCTCTTGCTTATGGCTCAGGTTGCGACTCGCTATGTTTTGCGTGGATCCATGTACTGGGCAGGTGAGATGGCCGTATGGGTATTTATCTGGATTACTTATCTGGGGGCTGCATTGTTATACCGGAGAAAAGGGCATATTGTTGTCAAGCTGATTGACTTTGTTTTATCAAAAAGGGCAAAGAAAATAGTAGAAATTCTCACCGATATTATCGTAGCTGTATTTATTGTTATCATTTTTTATTATTCTATACCGGTAGTACAAGCTTACTCTAATCAGTATGCTACTGCTATTCATATCTCCAGGGGACTCATGTTTCTTTCCTTACCGGTATCCCTGGTTTTGATATTTATATTTATGATTGATAGCATTTTACAGAAGATTAGAGGTAGATATAAATGTCGCTAA
- a CDS encoding TRAP transporter substrate-binding protein: protein MKKLVFLVFILVLTMLFTSVIVTANQITMSLSYGGSEGGEDDISAKKFKELLEEKTNEAIEVELFCCEQLGKEVDIVTSLELGTVDMAIMGTTIHQQAAPEYNIWSAYYIFENRDEVLQIMNGPIGERVGQAMLENKNIRMLGIGLRGPRHLSSKRPIRTPEDVKGLKIRIPLQPIYVASWEKMGAFPQAIAYGELYTALKQGIVEAQENPLDYIYAPAFYEVQDYVNLTAHQRAFFTYVMSEKFFQSLDETLQKAVIEAADETTVFHNDLQQNNEDIWRQKLEEEGMEFIEVDQAAFKEVLKDIPDEFADTWAPGFLEELRTELAKIRD from the coding sequence ATGAAAAAACTAGTGTTTTTAGTATTTATACTAGTTTTAACAATGCTTTTTACAAGTGTAATTGTGACAGCAAATCAGATTACCATGAGTCTTTCCTATGGAGGATCTGAAGGTGGCGAAGATGATATATCAGCCAAAAAGTTTAAAGAGCTGTTAGAAGAAAAAACGAATGAAGCTATTGAGGTAGAATTATTCTGCTGTGAACAGCTGGGTAAAGAAGTAGATATAGTAACCTCTCTTGAATTAGGTACCGTTGATATGGCTATTATGGGAACGACTATTCATCAGCAGGCAGCTCCGGAATATAATATCTGGAGTGCTTATTATATCTTTGAAAACAGGGATGAAGTCTTACAAATTATGAATGGCCCTATCGGCGAGAGAGTTGGGCAAGCCATGTTAGAGAATAAAAATATTAGAATGCTTGGTATTGGCTTGAGAGGACCACGTCATTTGTCCTCCAAACGTCCTATCAGAACGCCAGAAGATGTCAAGGGATTAAAAATCAGGATACCTTTGCAGCCGATTTATGTTGCTAGTTGGGAGAAAATGGGTGCTTTCCCCCAGGCTATTGCTTACGGAGAACTATATACTGCCCTGAAGCAGGGTATAGTTGAAGCACAGGAAAATCCTTTGGATTACATCTATGCTCCTGCTTTCTATGAAGTACAGGATTATGTTAATTTAACTGCTCATCAGCGTGCTTTCTTCACTTATGTCATGAGTGAAAAATTCTTCCAGAGCCTAGATGAGACATTACAGAAAGCGGTCATAGAAGCTGCTGATGAAACAACCGTGTTCCACAATGATCTACAGCAGAATAATGAAGATATATGGCGACAAAAACTGGAAGAAGAAGGCATGGAATTTATTGAAGTTGACCAGGCGGCCTTTAAAGAAGTTTTAAAGGATATCCCGGATGAATTTGCTGATACCTGGGCTCCCGGTTTCTTAGAAGAACTTCGAACTGAATTAGCCAAGATCAGGGATTAA
- a CDS encoding FadR/GntR family transcriptional regulator: MFNKIKTQKVYVKIVEQIRELIREGKLKPGDRLPSEQELAEQFGISRPSVREAMSALEILGITERRVGKGNFIKDNSLSSTFYEEEILELEQEESPFELLEARKVLETELAGLASQKGSPEDIAAIETALSNMRDALGNIPRMMEMDREFHINIAKAAHNSLLFSVMLNMSDLLKERLWVNMKEKTWNLPDYPQKYIKEHSAILEAIKSKDEKSARKAMYFHLAGVEEDILKE, encoded by the coding sequence ATGTTTAATAAAATTAAAACTCAAAAGGTTTATGTTAAAATTGTGGAACAGATTAGAGAGCTCATCAGGGAGGGAAAGCTGAAACCAGGAGATAGACTTCCCTCAGAACAGGAGCTAGCAGAACAATTTGGAATTTCTCGCCCTTCTGTTAGAGAAGCTATGAGTGCATTAGAAATATTAGGTATAACAGAAAGAAGGGTAGGGAAAGGGAATTTTATTAAAGATAATAGTTTATCATCTACTTTTTATGAAGAGGAAATTTTAGAACTCGAACAAGAAGAAAGTCCATTTGAATTATTAGAAGCAAGAAAGGTATTGGAGACAGAGCTAGCTGGTTTGGCTAGTCAAAAAGGTTCACCAGAAGACATAGCTGCTATTGAAACTGCACTTAGTAATATGAGAGACGCCCTGGGAAATATTCCTAGAATGATGGAAATGGATCGGGAGTTTCATATCAACATAGCTAAAGCCGCGCATAATAGTTTATTATTTTCTGTTATGCTCAATATGAGCGATCTTTTAAAGGAAAGATTATGGGTTAATATGAAAGAGAAGACTTGGAACCTCCCAGATTATCCCCAAAAATACATAAAAGAACATTCTGCTATTTTAGAAGCTATTAAGAGTAAAGATGAAAAATCTGCTCGTAAAGCGATGTATTTCCATTTAGCTGGGGTAGAAGAAGATATACTAAAAGAATGA
- a CDS encoding phosphoenolpyruvate carboxykinase (GTP) has protein sequence MRQTYKKKLEVLNNPFVIKRVKEAIELCQPDKVTVITDDTEEIQYVKELTLKNKEEEKLKLPEHTAHFDGYYDQGRDKANTRYLLSNKVDWGIDVNSIDKEKGLKEIRTYFQGSMKGKEMLIRFFSLGPTNSSFSIPALQITDSAYVAHSEDLLYRSNYEGFKALNGSNQFFYFLHSAGRLKNNVSIDMDKRRIYIDLEENCVYSVNNQYAGNSIGLKKLAFRLAIQKAQQEGWLAEHMFIMGVHGKKDRTTYFTGAFPSACGKTSTAMLPGQTIIGDDIAFLKKVAGEVKAVNMEKGIFGIIADVNKEEDPLIYRALTTPRELIFSNVLIKDGIPYWLGMGKELPKEGINYSGRWYQGKKDQEGNIIDPSHKNARYTIRMSELDNIDPEAENPEGVPIAAFLYGGRDSDTSLPIVESLTWEHGVFIGATVESETTAATLGQQGIRKHNPMANLDFISVPFATYLENHISFQNNLKRIPRIFATNYFLKDEQGNFRTPKVYNLLWVLWAEGRVNKEYCAIKTPVGFIPKYEDLRKIFKHMVNKEYSQEEYINQFSLRIDRYLAKMDRMKAVFTKINIPGLLVKELEQQIERLNKAKAKFNQVLISPFTFYS, from the coding sequence GTGCGACAAACCTATAAAAAGAAGTTAGAAGTTCTAAATAATCCCTTTGTTATCAAACGTGTTAAAGAGGCAATAGAGCTCTGTCAGCCGGATAAGGTAACTGTCATAACTGATGATACAGAAGAAATTCAATATGTTAAAGAGCTTACCTTAAAGAATAAAGAAGAGGAAAAACTAAAATTACCCGAACACACTGCTCATTTTGATGGTTATTATGATCAGGGTAGAGACAAGGCTAATACCCGCTATCTTTTATCCAATAAGGTGGATTGGGGTATTGATGTCAATTCTATTGATAAAGAAAAAGGTCTGAAAGAGATTAGAACATATTTTCAAGGAAGTATGAAGGGTAAGGAAATGCTGATACGTTTCTTTTCTCTAGGTCCCACGAACTCTTCCTTTTCTATTCCTGCTTTACAAATTACTGATTCAGCTTATGTTGCTCATAGTGAAGATTTGCTATATAGGAGTAATTATGAAGGATTTAAAGCCTTAAATGGTTCAAATCAATTCTTTTATTTTCTGCATTCGGCAGGAAGACTAAAAAACAATGTCAGCATTGATATGGACAAGAGAAGGATTTATATTGATTTAGAAGAAAACTGTGTCTATTCCGTTAATAATCAATATGCCGGCAATTCCATTGGACTGAAGAAGCTGGCTTTCCGATTGGCTATCCAGAAGGCACAGCAGGAGGGATGGCTGGCAGAACATATGTTTATTATGGGTGTTCACGGCAAGAAGGATAGGACTACTTACTTTACCGGAGCTTTCCCCAGTGCCTGTGGCAAGACCAGTACTGCTATGTTGCCAGGACAGACCATTATAGGTGATGATATTGCCTTCCTCAAGAAGGTGGCGGGAGAGGTAAAAGCAGTGAATATGGAAAAAGGTATTTTTGGTATCATTGCCGATGTTAATAAAGAAGAGGACCCTTTAATTTATAGGGCATTAACTACCCCCAGAGAACTTATTTTCTCCAATGTACTGATCAAGGATGGCATCCCCTACTGGCTGGGAATGGGCAAGGAGCTTCCTAAAGAGGGGATTAACTATAGTGGTAGGTGGTATCAGGGTAAAAAGGACCAAGAGGGAAACATCATTGACCCCTCTCATAAAAATGCTCGCTATACCATAAGAATGTCTGAGCTGGATAATATTGATCCGGAGGCAGAAAATCCCGAGGGAGTACCCATTGCTGCTTTTCTTTACGGAGGGAGAGATTCTGATACCTCTCTACCCATTGTGGAGTCACTTACCTGGGAACACGGTGTCTTTATCGGTGCTACCGTGGAGTCAGAAACGACTGCTGCTACTTTGGGTCAACAGGGAATCAGAAAACACAATCCGATGGCTAACCTCGATTTTATTTCAGTTCCCTTTGCCACTTATCTGGAGAATCATATCTCTTTTCAGAATAATTTAAAGAGAATCCCCAGGATATTTGCTACCAATTATTTTTTGAAAGATGAACAAGGTAACTTTAGGACTCCTAAAGTATATAATCTTTTGTGGGTTTTATGGGCTGAAGGAAGAGTAAACAAAGAATATTGTGCCATCAAAACACCGGTAGGTTTTATTCCTAAATATGAAGATTTAAGAAAAATTTTTAAACATATGGTAAATAAAGAATATTCACAAGAAGAATATATTAACCAGTTTTCCTTAAGAATTGATAGATACCTGGCAAAAATGGATAGGATGAAAGCAGTTTTTACTAAAATAAATATTCCGGGTCTTTTAGTTAAGGAATTGGAACAGCAGATAGAGCGATTAAATAAAGCAAAAGCAAAATTCAATCAGGTACTCATTTCACCATTTACATTCTATTCTTAA
- a CDS encoding solute carrier family 23 protein produces MNLNNQQEIIDYTEKGLTQTIVLGLQHGFTMFSATILVPIITGLDVSVALFMAGIGTLIFHLVTKNRVPAFLGSSFAFITPITLVAEKYGIPYALGGIVAAGLIYLIISFLVSYFGSEKIISFFPPVVTGPVIMVIGLKLAPTAISMASENWWLALIGFIIVVINTSFARGFLKVLPVLMGIVLGYLVAILMGLIDFTPVVEAKWLGFPQFTMAHFNWNAIIIVAPVAIVTVIEHIGDVLAIGATVEKDLVKNPGLSRTLLGDGLATSVAALFGGPANTTYSENTGVLALTKVYNPVVMRIAALFAILIGLIPKLGALIATIPGSLIGGISIILFGMIAAVGVRTVVENRVNFEKPRNLIIAATILVISLGGVSIPISLANGQITVEGMALGALVGIILNKVMPE; encoded by the coding sequence ATGAATTTAAATAATCAGCAGGAAATTATTGATTATACTGAAAAAGGATTAACACAAACCATTGTTCTAGGTTTGCAGCATGGTTTTACTATGTTTAGTGCCACAATTCTGGTTCCCATTATTACCGGTCTCGATGTCTCGGTAGCTCTTTTTATGGCTGGAATTGGTACTTTAATTTTTCATCTGGTAACTAAAAATAGAGTGCCGGCATTTCTGGGCTCTTCTTTTGCTTTTATTACCCCTATTACTCTGGTAGCTGAAAAATATGGTATACCATACGCCTTAGGTGGAATAGTAGCAGCTGGTTTAATATATCTGATTATTTCTTTTTTAGTTAGTTATTTTGGATCAGAAAAGATAATTTCTTTTTTCCCTCCGGTGGTTACCGGACCGGTGATTATGGTTATAGGTCTAAAATTAGCCCCAACTGCGATAAGTATGGCCAGTGAAAATTGGTGGTTAGCTTTAATTGGTTTTATCATAGTTGTTATAAATACTTCCTTTGCCCGCGGTTTCTTAAAAGTTTTACCTGTTTTAATGGGTATTGTATTAGGATACCTGGTTGCAATCCTAATGGGATTAATTGATTTTACGCCAGTAGTAGAGGCAAAATGGTTAGGATTTCCCCAATTTACCATGGCACACTTTAATTGGAATGCTATTATTATAGTGGCACCAGTTGCCATTGTGACCGTTATTGAACATATCGGAGATGTTCTGGCAATCGGTGCAACAGTGGAAAAGGATTTAGTCAAAAATCCAGGTTTAAGTCGTACCTTATTAGGAGATGGTCTGGCTACTTCTGTAGCCGCTCTATTCGGAGGACCGGCTAATACCACTTATTCTGAGAATACCGGCGTATTAGCCCTGACTAAAGTCTATAATCCTGTTGTTATGCGTATCGCTGCCTTATTTGCCATTTTGATTGGATTAATTCCTAAATTAGGAGCTCTTATTGCTACAATTCCTGGCTCTCTCATTGGTGGTATTTCCATTATTCTCTTCGGTATGATTGCAGCAGTAGGAGTAAGAACAGTGGTGGAAAATAGAGTTAATTTTGAAAAACCAAGAAATTTGATTATTGCAGCAACCATTCTTGTTATCTCTCTCGGTGGTGTATCCATTCCCATTTCCCTAGCTAATGGACAGATTACAGTAGAGGGGATGGCCTTAGGTGCCCTGGTAGGTATAATATTAAATAAGGTGATGCCAGAATAA
- the murI gene encoding glutamate racemase, translating into MKEEEKAIGLLDSGLGGLSVFREVKKQLPQERVIYFGDTAHAPYGEKTDVQILAYVVCIIDFLLQKGVKLIIIACNTATAVALEKVKEKYNLPIIGVIQPGAHEAVKKTRNKKIGIIGTEVTIRNQSYEKIIKGIDPLIITYSNACSNQIIREMEEQSLRNEGKIKVLLTECIQPLLENDIDTLIWGCTHYPFLKKYLDQKLVKKIVLVDPSEATVKKAKDWLGKYHLNKNVGNDKEDIFFISGDPDLFARIAQTLLEYKAGKFQKAPNF; encoded by the coding sequence ATGAAGGAAGAAGAAAAAGCGATAGGTTTATTGGATTCTGGTTTAGGTGGATTAAGCGTATTCAGAGAAGTAAAGAAACAGCTACCTCAGGAGCGGGTTATTTATTTTGGGGATACTGCTCATGCTCCTTATGGGGAGAAGACTGATGTTCAGATTCTTGCTTATGTTGTCTGCATTATTGACTTTTTACTGCAAAAAGGAGTCAAACTAATAATAATTGCCTGTAACACCGCTACTGCAGTGGCATTGGAAAAAGTCAAAGAGAAGTATAATCTGCCCATTATCGGCGTGATTCAACCCGGTGCACATGAGGCAGTAAAGAAAACTAGAAATAAAAAAATTGGGATTATCGGAACAGAAGTAACTATCCGCAATCAAAGCTATGAAAAAATTATTAAAGGCATTGATCCATTAATAATTACCTATAGCAATGCTTGCAGTAATCAGATTATTAGAGAGATGGAAGAGCAGTCTTTAAGGAATGAGGGCAAAATAAAAGTTTTATTAACAGAGTGTATCCAACCATTACTAGAGAATGATATTGATACCCTAATCTGGGGATGCACCCACTATCCCTTTTTAAAAAAATACCTTGACCAAAAACTGGTGAAGAAAATAGTTCTGGTTGATCCCTCAGAAGCTACAGTCAAAAAAGCTAAAGACTGGCTTGGTAAATATCATTTAAATAAAAATGTTGGCAATGATAAAGAGGATATTTTTTTTATTAGTGGTGATCCGGATTTATTTGCCCGTATTGCCCAAACACTATTAGAATATAAAGCTGGTAAATTTCAAAAAGCCCCAAATTTTTAG
- a CDS encoding MjaI family restriction endonuclease — protein MAKEWILNSAINRWGLQKKKVVGAISDEIRRCSPKTVSDWEKYYFKNVYPKEHLIEIGKKLYVKVTEVLRAEIDEVTEEDCINYVINLVINRTFDGYMTEKKTVYEQLQDMLGVKIEPASDEWDRLFNVDFFIKIKDKYIGFQIKPGSYSFITQIINERKHQEDTHRKFTAKYGGKVFYVISVKENDRKIIYNTKVIKEIRIEMERLGKT, from the coding sequence ATGGCTAAAGAATGGATTTTGAATAGCGCTATAAACCGTTGGGGACTTCAGAAGAAAAAGGTGGTTGGTGCTATTTCTGACGAAATAAGAAGATGTTCTCCTAAAACAGTAAGTGATTGGGAGAAATATTATTTTAAAAATGTTTATCCAAAAGAACATTTAATTGAAATTGGTAAAAAATTATATGTTAAAGTGACTGAAGTCTTGAGAGCTGAAATTGATGAAGTAACTGAAGAAGATTGTATAAATTATGTAATTAATCTTGTAATTAATAGAACCTTTGATGGTTATATGACTGAAAAGAAAACAGTCTATGAGCAACTCCAAGATATGTTGGGGGTTAAAATAGAACCGGCATCTGATGAATGGGATAGATTATTTAATGTAGATTTTTTCATTAAAATTAAGGATAAATACATTGGTTTTCAAATTAAACCTGGAAGCTATTCATTTATTACTCAAATTATAAATGAGAGAAAGCATCAAGAGGACACACATAGAAAATTTACTGCTAAATATGGAGGAAAAGTCTTTTATGTAATTTCGGTAAAAGAGAATGATCGAAAAATAATTTATAACACTAAAGTAATTAAAGAAATAAGAATAGAAATGGAAAGATTGGGAAAAACATAA